From a single Vanacampus margaritifer isolate UIUO_Vmar chromosome 15, RoL_Vmar_1.0, whole genome shotgun sequence genomic region:
- the msrb3 gene encoding methionine-R-sulfoxide reductase B3 isoform X2: MSGFNLLHLISKSQPVTLRSCSLPSGAARTKKTWPVTFSQEEMKKRLTPMQYHVTQERGTESAFTGEFTYHKEEGTYTCVVCGAPLFSSKSKFDSGSGWPSFFDLVREESIAASDDFSYGMHRVETTCGQCGAHLGHLFDDGPKPTGKRYCINSASLSFQPKDAEGASGSSSTGAAADPSMSEGRTEL, translated from the exons ATGTCGGGCTTCAATCTTCTCCATCTAATAAGCAAGAGTCAGCCTGTGACTCTGAGGTCCTGCAGTCTACCCTCAG GAGCTGCTCGAACCAAGAAAACATGGCCGGTGACCTTCTCTCAGGAGGAGATGAAAAAACGTCTCACGCCCATGCAATATCACGTGACCCAGGAACGGGGAACAGAGAG TGCCTTCACAGGAGAGTTCACATACCACAAGGAAGAGGGAACCTACACGTGTGTAGTCTGTGGGGCACCGTTGTTCAG ttcaAAATCCAAATTTGACTCAGGATCAG GTTGGCCTTCCTTCTTTGACCTTGTGAGAGAGGAGTCCATCGCTGCGTCAGATGACTTCTCCTATGGCATGCACAGAGTGGAGACCACCTGTGGCCAG TGCGGAGCCCATCTTGGACACTTGTTCGATGACGGCCCAAAGCCCACTGGGAAACGTTACTGCATCAACTCGGCCTCACTGTCGTTCCAGCCCAAAGATGCGGAGGGGGCCTCTGGCTCCTCCTCCACAGGTGCCGCCGCAGACCCCTCGATGTCCGAGGGAAGGACGGAGCTCTAA
- the msrb3 gene encoding methionine-R-sulfoxide reductase B3 isoform X1 → MAALLRRGLFLALHHLTGQGSNSVCRPAVSAILLGAARTKKTWPVTFSQEEMKKRLTPMQYHVTQERGTESAFTGEFTYHKEEGTYTCVVCGAPLFSSKSKFDSGSGWPSFFDLVREESIAASDDFSYGMHRVETTCGQCGAHLGHLFDDGPKPTGKRYCINSASLSFQPKDAEGASGSSSTGAAADPSMSEGRTEL, encoded by the exons ATGGCCGCTCTGCTCAGACGTGGGCTCTTCCTGGCCTTGCACCATCTCACTGGGCAAGGCAGCAACTCAGTCTGCCGCCCAGCAGTGTCCGCCATTCTGCTAG GAGCTGCTCGAACCAAGAAAACATGGCCGGTGACCTTCTCTCAGGAGGAGATGAAAAAACGTCTCACGCCCATGCAATATCACGTGACCCAGGAACGGGGAACAGAGAG TGCCTTCACAGGAGAGTTCACATACCACAAGGAAGAGGGAACCTACACGTGTGTAGTCTGTGGGGCACCGTTGTTCAG ttcaAAATCCAAATTTGACTCAGGATCAG GTTGGCCTTCCTTCTTTGACCTTGTGAGAGAGGAGTCCATCGCTGCGTCAGATGACTTCTCCTATGGCATGCACAGAGTGGAGACCACCTGTGGCCAG TGCGGAGCCCATCTTGGACACTTGTTCGATGACGGCCCAAAGCCCACTGGGAAACGTTACTGCATCAACTCGGCCTCACTGTCGTTCCAGCCCAAAGATGCGGAGGGGGCCTCTGGCTCCTCCTCCACAGGTGCCGCCGCAGACCCCTCGATGTCCGAGGGAAGGACGGAGCTCTAA